CCACGTCGTGACGTGGGGCCTGTCGATGCTGCTGTTCGCCGCCGCGTTCACCCCCGCGTGGGGCCTGCCGAACCTGTTCCTCGTGAACGCGTGGAGCTCGGACCCCAACTACTGGGGCGGCGCCAACATGCCGGCCTGGTCGCTGTGCTCGGAGATCCTGTTCTACCTGCTGTTCCCGCTGCTGATCATCCCGATCCGCAAGATCGCCGACAACCGGCTGTGGCTGTGGGCCGTCCTCACCGTGGGGGCCATGGCGCTCACCTGTGTCGCCACCCTCACCCTGCTGCCGTCGGAGCCGCGTTTCCCCGGTGAGGCGCTGGCGCTGCCGCAGTTCTGGTTCATCTACATGTTCCCGCCGGTGCGGCTGCTGGAGTTCGTCCTCGGCATGGTCGTCGCGCGCATCGTCATCCAGGGCCGTTTCCCGCGCTTCGGCCTCGTCCCGGCGGCGCTGCTGGTGGTCGTCGCGTACGCCGCCACGCTGATGGTGCCGTCGCCGTGGAACCAGACCCTGGTCACCGCGGCGCCGTTCGCGCTCGCCATCGGCGCCTTCGCCACGGCGAACCTGCGCGGCAGGCTCACCGTCCTCGGCACCAAGCCGATGGTGTGGCTCGGCAACGTGTCGTTCGGTTTCTACATGACGCAGGCGCTCGTGCTGTTCTGGCTCGTGCCGACGCTGTTCCCCGGAGCGTCCTACGGCGTCCTCGGCGGCACGCTGCTCGTCATCGGCCTCACCCTCCTCAACGTCGTGGCGGGCTGGCTGCTGTACAAGCTGGTCGAGCAGCCCGCGATGAAGCACT
The window above is part of the Sphaerisporangium rubeum genome. Proteins encoded here:
- a CDS encoding acyltransferase family protein → MRIIAALLVFLCHAVFPLSPGNQNPTTPFADPGVTQGLYWFFSPGASIGVSFFFILSGFVITWSWRPGQRTGAYVRRRLVKIMPNHVVTWGLSMLLFAAAFTPAWGLPNLFLVNAWSSDPNYWGGANMPAWSLCSEILFYLLFPLLIIPIRKIADNRLWLWAVLTVGAMALTCVATLTLLPSEPRFPGEALALPQFWFIYMFPPVRLLEFVLGMVVARIVIQGRFPRFGLVPAALLVVVAYAATLMVPSPWNQTLVTAAPFALAIGAFATANLRGRLTVLGTKPMVWLGNVSFGFYMTQALVLFWLVPTLFPGASYGVLGGTLLVIGLTLLNVVAGWLLYKLVEQPAMKHWSRSKKTPPAPRHRVEDPSAAVPA